One Streptomyces sp. NBC_01217 genomic region harbors:
- a CDS encoding PTS-dependent dihydroxyacetone kinase phosphotransferase subunit DhaM gives MSDGKQVGIVLVSHSGPVAESVAELARGLAAGGATAPVAAAGGTPAGGLGTSARLIAEAARSVDDGAGVALLADLGSAVLTVKTMLAEGDELPDGSRLVDAPFLEGAVAAVVAASVGGDIAAVVAAASEAYTYHKV, from the coding sequence GTGAGCGACGGAAAGCAGGTCGGGATCGTGCTGGTCTCGCACAGCGGCCCGGTGGCCGAGTCCGTCGCCGAGCTGGCCAGGGGGCTTGCGGCGGGTGGCGCGACCGCTCCGGTGGCCGCCGCGGGAGGCACGCCCGCGGGAGGTCTCGGGACCAGTGCGCGGCTGATCGCCGAGGCCGCCAGGTCGGTGGACGACGGTGCGGGGGTGGCGTTACTCGCCGACCTGGGCAGCGCGGTGCTCACGGTCAAGACGATGCTGGCCGAGGGGGACGAACTGCCGGACGGTTCGCGGCTGGTGGACGCGCCGTTCCTGGAGGGTGCGGTGGCCGCCGTGGTCGCCGCGTCGGTGGGCGGCGACATCGCGGCGGTGGTGGCAGCGGCGTCGGAGGCGTACACGTACCACAAGGTTTAG
- the dhaK gene encoding dihydroxyacetone kinase subunit DhaK: MLINVPETVVADALRGLAAAHPELTVDVENRVVVRRDAPVAGKVGIVSGGGSGHEPLHSGFVGPGMLSAACPGEVFTSPVPDQVLRAAAAVDSGAGVLFVVKNYTGDVLNFEMAAELAEEEGLQVTQVLVNDDVAVTDSLFTAGRRGTGATLFVEKIAGAAADEGAPLERVAAVARQVNESSRSFGVALSSVTTPAKGSPTFDLPPGELELGIGIHGEPGRERRPMMTSREIADFAVDAVLEDLRPRGPVIVLVNGMGATPLLELYGFNAEVQRVLSERDVVAARTLVGNYVTSLDMAGCSVTLCQVDEELLRLWDAPVHTPALRWGR; the protein is encoded by the coding sequence ATGCTGATCAACGTTCCCGAAACCGTGGTCGCGGACGCGCTGCGCGGGCTGGCCGCCGCTCACCCGGAACTGACCGTGGATGTCGAGAACCGTGTCGTCGTACGGCGTGACGCACCGGTGGCCGGGAAGGTGGGGATCGTCTCCGGCGGCGGGTCCGGACACGAGCCGTTGCACTCGGGGTTCGTCGGGCCGGGGATGCTCTCCGCGGCCTGCCCGGGAGAGGTGTTCACCTCGCCCGTGCCGGATCAGGTGCTGCGGGCCGCCGCGGCGGTCGACAGCGGGGCGGGGGTGTTGTTCGTCGTCAAGAACTACACCGGGGACGTGCTGAACTTCGAGATGGCCGCCGAACTGGCTGAGGAGGAGGGCCTGCAGGTCACGCAGGTGCTCGTCAACGACGACGTGGCGGTGACCGACAGTCTGTTCACGGCGGGGCGGCGGGGCACTGGCGCGACCCTGTTCGTCGAGAAGATCGCCGGGGCGGCGGCCGACGAGGGTGCACCGCTGGAGCGGGTGGCGGCCGTCGCCCGGCAGGTGAACGAGTCGTCGCGGAGTTTCGGGGTGGCGCTCAGTTCCGTCACCACACCCGCCAAGGGCTCGCCCACGTTCGATCTGCCGCCGGGCGAACTGGAGCTGGGCATCGGGATCCACGGCGAGCCGGGGCGCGAGCGGCGGCCGATGATGACGTCCCGCGAGATCGCGGACTTCGCGGTGGACGCGGTGCTGGAGGACCTGCGGCCGCGCGGACCCGTGATCGTGCTGGTCAACGGGATGGGCGCGACGCCGCTGCTGGAGCTGTACGGGTTCAATGCCGAGGTGCAGCGGGTGCTGTCCGAGCGGGACGTGGTGGCGGCTCGTACGCTCGTGGGGAACTATGTGACCTCGCTCGACATGGCGGGCTGCTCGGTGACGCTCTGCCAGGTGGACGAGGAGCTGCTGCGCCTCTGGGACGCGCCGGTTCACACGCCCGCGCTGCGCTGGGGCCGCTGA
- a CDS encoding DUF711 family protein, with translation MYKPLIRTVTLGVAAPHPISPAVVEEKALLARRAESACRAAGYEVQTVRLSTRSVFGDLAGRKPSEIVSYAHELQTVLDDAGIGYCSLGPADAADPEFPLGTLDVIGDLLIGAESLSCTVQTGTRQHGVRSEAAAPVARIIRRLAEGTAQGLGNFRFAMVACVDPGGPFFPAAHHSGPDSLAIGLQGAGIVAQAMREVGRLDPAAITRRVRQALIEHAAPVAEIAERTGKELGPAFGGIDLSPAPAGDDSIAAAMESCLTGPVGGPGTLAVTAALTEAIRSTGLPTCGYNGVMLPVLEDTRLAQRWHEGTVNAQQLLAYSAVCGTGLDTIPLPGDTTEDEIAGLLTDVAAMAVRLRKPLSARLFPVPGKESGERTTFNSPYLVNTSVKR, from the coding sequence ATGTACAAACCATTGATCCGCACCGTCACCCTCGGAGTCGCCGCACCGCACCCGATATCCCCTGCGGTCGTCGAAGAGAAGGCCCTGCTCGCCAGGCGTGCGGAATCGGCCTGCCGTGCGGCCGGATACGAGGTGCAGACCGTAAGGCTGTCCACCCGGTCCGTCTTCGGTGACCTCGCCGGCCGAAAGCCGTCGGAAATCGTCTCCTACGCGCATGAACTGCAGACCGTTCTCGATGACGCGGGAATCGGCTACTGCTCGCTGGGGCCCGCGGATGCGGCCGACCCCGAATTCCCGCTGGGCACGCTCGATGTGATCGGGGATCTGCTGATCGGGGCAGAGTCCCTGAGCTGCACCGTCCAGACGGGGACGCGGCAGCACGGGGTGCGCTCCGAGGCTGCTGCGCCGGTGGCGCGTATCATCCGGCGGCTCGCCGAAGGAACGGCGCAAGGACTCGGGAACTTCCGCTTCGCCATGGTGGCCTGCGTGGATCCCGGCGGGCCTTTCTTTCCCGCCGCCCATCACAGTGGGCCGGATTCCCTCGCGATCGGCCTGCAGGGTGCGGGAATTGTCGCGCAGGCCATGCGGGAGGTCGGGCGTCTCGACCCCGCGGCCATCACACGACGGGTCAGGCAGGCACTGATCGAACACGCGGCGCCCGTGGCGGAGATCGCGGAGCGGACCGGCAAGGAACTGGGCCCGGCATTCGGCGGGATCGACCTGTCTCCGGCACCCGCGGGCGACGACAGCATCGCCGCGGCCATGGAGTCCTGCCTCACCGGACCCGTGGGCGGACCCGGGACCCTCGCCGTCACCGCGGCACTCACCGAGGCGATACGGAGCACGGGCCTGCCCACCTGCGGCTACAACGGGGTGATGCTGCCGGTGCTCGAAGACACCCGGCTCGCACAGCGCTGGCACGAGGGGACGGTCAACGCCCAGCAGCTGCTCGCCTATTCGGCGGTGTGCGGCACCGGGCTCGACACCATTCCGCTGCCCGGGGACACCACCGAGGACGAGATCGCGGGACTCCTGACCGATGTGGCAGCCATGGCCGTACGCCTGCGAAAGCCGCTGTCCGCGCGCCTCTTTCCGGTGCCCGGCAAGGAATCCGGCGAACGCACCACGTTCAACTCTCCCTATCTGG
- a CDS encoding YybH family protein — translation MSGTRSHERAVEPEDLSRFVVERLNSGDVEGLVALYEPDAVLALPDGKVATGEGEIRQAYQQFTADRPVFKHGEQQPTLHHGDLALTSVHLADGSDATVEVARRQPDGTWLWVIDRPRVLG, via the coding sequence ATGAGCGGTACCAGGTCGCACGAGCGGGCCGTCGAGCCCGAGGACCTCAGCCGTTTCGTGGTGGAGAGACTCAACTCGGGCGATGTCGAGGGCCTTGTGGCGCTGTACGAGCCCGACGCGGTGCTGGCCCTCCCCGACGGCAAGGTCGCCACGGGTGAGGGAGAGATCCGCCAGGCGTACCAACAATTCACCGCCGACAGGCCCGTGTTCAAGCACGGCGAGCAGCAACCTACGCTGCATCACGGCGATCTGGCCCTCACATCGGTGCACCTGGCCGACGGAAGCGACGCCACGGTCGAAGTGGCCCGCCGCCAGCCGGACGGCACCTGGCTGTGGGTGATCGACCGCCCGCGCGTCCTCGGCTGA
- the dhaL gene encoding dihydroxyacetone kinase subunit DhaL has translation MLDADFFHRWMTAAAASVDREAGHLTELDAAIGDADHGSNLQRGFAAVRAALDKEPPRTPGAVLMLAGRQLIATVGGASGPLYGTLLRRTGKALGDAPRASRQQLTEALAVGVAAVAQMGGAQAGDKTMLDALLPAVAALGTSFGAAREAAEAGALATVPLQARKGRASYLGERSIGHQDPGATSSALLIAALAETDGARGGDE, from the coding sequence GTGCTCGACGCCGACTTCTTCCACCGCTGGATGACCGCGGCCGCGGCTTCCGTGGACCGCGAGGCGGGCCACCTCACCGAACTCGACGCGGCGATCGGGGACGCCGATCACGGCAGCAATCTGCAGCGCGGATTCGCCGCGGTGAGAGCGGCTCTGGACAAGGAGCCGCCGCGAACGCCGGGGGCCGTACTGATGCTCGCCGGACGGCAGTTGATCGCGACGGTCGGCGGAGCCTCGGGCCCGCTGTACGGGACGCTGCTGCGACGTACCGGCAAGGCTCTGGGCGACGCCCCGCGGGCGTCGCGGCAGCAGCTGACGGAGGCGCTCGCAGTGGGCGTCGCGGCCGTGGCCCAGATGGGCGGGGCGCAGGCCGGGGACAAGACGATGCTGGATGCGCTGCTGCCTGCCGTCGCGGCGCTCGGGACCTCGTTCGGGGCGGCCCGGGAGGCCGCGGAGGCGGGGGCGCTGGCGACGGTGCCCCTCCAGGCCCGCAAGGGCAGGGCGAGTTATCTCGGTGAGCGCAGCATCGGACATCAGGATCCGGGGGCGACGTCCTCCGCCCTGCTGATCGCCGCGCTGGCCGAGACCGACGGTGCGCGTGGGGGAGACGAGTGA
- a CDS encoding phosphodiester glycosidase family protein: MTVGAISPALAGPTPDPRPRSTAEVLRPVAPPPASNPAGEPRSVVDGDGIETARTARPIAPGVRLDSYDRLESDKWLRVDSLSVDLDDTGVRADYLSSGKVSDRRTVSELAAGHDAGPGRRTVAAINADFFDINQTGAPEGIGIKDGATVQSPAPGVNRAVGIGPDSAGRILNLYFEGTLTLPAGTRPLAAYNAANVPAGGVGAYTSAWGAADRALTVDNATPVAEAVVRDGRVVSVSDTPGSGPLPDDATVLVGREAGAAALDALRPGDPVSLAYRARTDSGAVPRTAVGGRELLVVDGVAQNHDGEGNNTAAPRTAVGFSEDGRTMQILTVDGRQADSGGVTLTELGQMMRRAGSYSALNLDGGGSSTLVAREPGSDALRVENSPSDGTERTVPNGLALTAPDGSGRLKGFWVQPRTPAGFAPGVDPVRGGHPDRVFPGLTRRLTATGYDETYGPADGTPHWRMVRGAVGTVDGNGLFTARRSGTTDVRAEHGRAHGSTTLTVLDKLARIEPTTRRVGLADAEAIGTFGIVGLDAHGTSAPVEPRDVTLDYDHALFDIRDDSQGNFTVISRTGSGAGQIKATVAGTTTALTVSVGLTEQAVSSFDDAGSWKFSQARASGSLAATPDGHTGTGLKLTYDFTQSTATRAAYAAPPQPVAVPGQPQSFKLWIKGDGKGAWPTLHLKDAAGSDQLLRGPYVTWTGWRQVTFAVPPGAAMPLSVFRFYLAETAAAQQYTGEIVIDDLTAQVPPTVDLPEQAATADPLIDPAAVTERRDWQFAVMSDAQFVARDPDSAIVAQARRTLREIKAAHPDFLVVNGDLVDEGSPADLAFARQVLTEELGDCLPWYYVPGNHEVMGGKIDNFVTEFGPAQRTFDHKGTRLITLDTSGLSLRGGGFDQIEQLRAQLDAAAKDRTVDSVMLIEHVPPRDPTVQKGSQLGDRKEAALVEQWLADFRRTTGKGAAFIGSHVGVFHASHVDGVPYLVNGNSGKAPAGPADEGGFTGWSLVGADRITSGEQAAARQRPWQGGPDWVSVQTRAHVDALEIDAPPVLGAGSRTEVTATVTQGARSVPVGFPLAADWTASPNVHIGDRDDARHRHTAALDPRTGTLTALRPGTITLAVTVNGTTQEVQIRIGAAATAPADAAASAA; encoded by the coding sequence ATGACGGTCGGCGCGATCTCTCCCGCCCTCGCCGGTCCGACCCCCGACCCCCGTCCCCGCAGCACCGCCGAAGTCCTCCGGCCGGTCGCCCCGCCGCCTGCGAGCAACCCGGCGGGGGAGCCCCGGTCCGTCGTGGACGGCGACGGCATCGAGACCGCACGTACGGCGCGCCCGATCGCCCCCGGCGTCCGCCTCGACTCCTACGACCGGCTCGAATCCGACAAGTGGCTGCGGGTCGACTCCCTCTCCGTCGACCTCGACGACACCGGCGTACGCGCTGACTACCTCTCCTCCGGCAAGGTCTCCGACCGGCGCACGGTCTCCGAACTCGCCGCCGGACACGACGCGGGCCCCGGCCGCCGCACCGTCGCCGCGATCAACGCCGACTTCTTCGACATCAACCAGACGGGTGCGCCGGAGGGCATCGGCATCAAGGACGGGGCCACCGTCCAGTCGCCCGCCCCAGGAGTCAACCGGGCCGTCGGCATCGGCCCCGACAGTGCGGGCCGCATCCTGAACCTGTACTTCGAGGGGACGCTCACCCTGCCCGCCGGGACGCGGCCGCTCGCCGCGTACAACGCCGCAAATGTGCCGGCCGGGGGAGTCGGCGCGTACACCTCCGCGTGGGGAGCCGCCGACCGGGCCCTGACCGTGGACAACGCGACTCCGGTCGCCGAGGCGGTCGTTCGGGACGGCAGGGTCGTCTCCGTCTCGGACACCCCCGGATCGGGGCCCCTCCCCGACGACGCCACCGTCCTGGTCGGCCGTGAGGCCGGAGCCGCCGCACTCGACGCCCTGAGGCCCGGCGACCCGGTGTCCCTGGCCTACCGGGCACGCACCGACAGCGGCGCCGTACCGCGCACCGCGGTCGGCGGCCGCGAGCTCCTCGTCGTCGACGGAGTCGCGCAGAACCACGACGGCGAGGGCAACAACACCGCGGCTCCCCGCACCGCCGTCGGCTTCTCCGAGGACGGCCGGACCATGCAGATCCTCACCGTCGACGGGAGGCAGGCCGACAGCGGCGGCGTCACCCTCACCGAACTCGGGCAGATGATGCGGCGCGCCGGCTCGTACAGCGCACTCAACCTGGACGGCGGCGGCTCCTCGACGCTCGTCGCACGCGAGCCCGGCAGCGACGCACTCCGGGTGGAGAACAGCCCGTCCGACGGCACCGAACGCACCGTCCCCAACGGTCTCGCCCTCACCGCCCCCGACGGCAGCGGCCGCCTCAAGGGCTTCTGGGTCCAGCCCCGCACGCCCGCGGGTTTTGCACCGGGCGTCGACCCCGTCAGGGGCGGCCACCCCGACCGGGTCTTCCCCGGACTCACCCGCCGCCTCACCGCGACCGGATACGACGAGACGTACGGCCCCGCCGACGGAACCCCGCACTGGCGTATGGTCCGCGGCGCCGTCGGTACGGTCGACGGAAACGGTCTCTTCACCGCACGCCGCAGCGGCACCACCGACGTACGCGCCGAACACGGACGGGCCCATGGCAGCACCACCCTGACCGTCCTCGACAAGCTCGCCCGGATCGAGCCGACCACCCGGCGGGTGGGCCTCGCCGATGCCGAAGCCATCGGCACCTTCGGCATCGTCGGACTCGACGCGCACGGCACCAGCGCCCCCGTCGAACCGCGCGACGTCACCCTCGACTACGACCACGCCCTCTTCGACATCCGCGACGACAGCCAGGGCAACTTCACCGTCATCTCACGCACCGGCAGCGGCGCCGGACAGATCAAGGCGACCGTCGCGGGCACCACCACCGCCCTCACCGTCAGCGTCGGCCTCACCGAGCAGGCCGTCTCCTCCTTCGACGACGCCGGATCCTGGAAGTTCAGCCAGGCCCGGGCGAGCGGCTCACTCGCCGCCACCCCCGACGGCCACACCGGTACCGGACTGAAACTCACCTACGACTTCACCCAGTCGACCGCGACGCGCGCCGCCTACGCCGCGCCGCCCCAGCCGGTCGCCGTGCCCGGCCAGCCCCAGTCGTTCAAGCTCTGGATCAAGGGCGACGGCAAGGGCGCCTGGCCGACCCTGCACCTCAAGGACGCCGCGGGCTCCGACCAGTTGCTCCGCGGACCGTACGTCACCTGGACCGGCTGGCGGCAGGTCACCTTCGCCGTACCGCCGGGCGCGGCCATGCCGCTCAGCGTGTTCCGCTTCTATCTCGCCGAGACGGCGGCCGCCCAGCAGTACACCGGTGAGATCGTCATCGACGACCTCACCGCCCAGGTGCCGCCCACCGTCGACCTGCCCGAACAGGCGGCCACCGCAGACCCGTTGATCGACCCGGCGGCCGTCACCGAGCGCAGGGACTGGCAGTTCGCGGTGATGTCCGACGCCCAGTTCGTCGCCCGCGACCCCGACAGCGCGATCGTCGCCCAGGCCCGGCGCACCCTGCGCGAGATCAAGGCGGCGCACCCCGACTTCCTGGTCGTCAACGGTGACCTCGTCGACGAGGGATCACCCGCGGACCTCGCCTTCGCCCGCCAGGTCCTCACCGAGGAGCTCGGCGACTGTCTGCCCTGGTACTACGTACCGGGCAACCACGAGGTGATGGGCGGAAAGATCGACAACTTCGTCACCGAATTCGGGCCCGCCCAGCGGACGTTCGACCACAAGGGCACCCGCCTCATCACGCTCGACACCTCCGGCCTCAGCCTGCGCGGCGGGGGCTTCGACCAGATCGAGCAGCTGCGCGCCCAGCTGGACGCGGCGGCGAAGGACCGGACCGTCGACTCGGTCATGCTGATCGAGCACGTGCCGCCGCGCGATCCGACCGTACAGAAGGGCAGCCAGCTCGGCGACCGCAAGGAAGCGGCGCTCGTCGAACAGTGGCTCGCCGACTTCCGCCGTACGACGGGCAAGGGCGCGGCCTTCATCGGCAGCCACGTCGGTGTCTTCCACGCCTCGCACGTCGACGGGGTGCCGTATCTGGTCAACGGCAACTCCGGCAAGGCACCGGCAGGACCGGCGGACGAGGGCGGCTTCACCGGCTGGTCGCTGGTCGGCGCCGACCGCATCACCTCCGGCGAACAGGCCGCCGCGCGGCAGCGGCCGTGGCAGGGCGGGCCCGACTGGGTCTCCGTACAGACCCGGGCCCATGTCGACGCGCTGGAGATCGACGCACCCCCGGTGCTCGGCGCCGGAAGCCGTACGGAGGTCACGGCGACCGTCACCCAGGGCGCGCGAAGCGTCCCGGTCGGCTTCCCGCTGGCCGCGGACTGGACCGCGTCCCCGAACGTCCACATCGGTGACCGGGACGATGCCCGTCACCGCCACACCGCGGCCCTCGACCCGAGGACCGGCACCCTCACCGCGCTCCGCCCCGGCACGATCACGCTGGCCGTGACGGTCAACGGCACGACGCAGGAGGTGCAGATCAGGATCGGCGCAGCCGCAACCGCCCCGGCAGACGCAGCCGCGTCGGCGGCCTGA
- a CDS encoding alpha-ketoglutarate-dependent dioxygenase AlkB — MASHQLQPSLFDQGDEARLRPLDGLRRTALGDGAWIDLLPGWLSGADALFEQLATDVPWKAERRQMYERFVDVPRLLAFYRAGEPLPHPVLDEARQALCAHYAAELGEPFTTAGLCHYRDGRDSVAWHGDRIGRGAREDTMVAILSVGAPRDLLLRPRRGGDVVRRPLGHGDLIVMGGSCQRTWEHAVPKTAKAAGGRISIQFRPHGVQ, encoded by the coding sequence ATGGCATCGCACCAGCTCCAGCCGTCCCTGTTCGATCAGGGCGACGAGGCGCGCCTGCGCCCGCTGGACGGGCTCCGCAGGACCGCACTCGGCGACGGCGCCTGGATCGACCTCCTGCCGGGCTGGCTGAGCGGCGCCGACGCCCTGTTCGAACAGCTGGCCACGGACGTTCCCTGGAAGGCCGAGCGACGGCAGATGTACGAGCGGTTCGTGGACGTCCCGCGCCTGCTCGCCTTCTACCGCGCGGGCGAACCGCTGCCGCACCCTGTCCTGGACGAGGCGCGGCAGGCACTCTGCGCGCACTACGCCGCCGAGCTCGGCGAACCGTTCACCACAGCCGGCCTGTGCCATTACCGCGACGGGCGCGACAGCGTGGCCTGGCACGGCGACCGCATCGGCCGCGGGGCCCGCGAGGACACGATGGTCGCCATCCTCTCCGTGGGAGCCCCCCGCGACCTGCTGCTGCGGCCCCGCCGCGGCGGCGATGTCGTCAGGCGGCCGCTCGGACACGGCGACCTGATCGTGATGGGCGGCTCCTGCCAGCGGACCTGGGAGCACGCCGTCCCCAAGACCGCGAAGGCCGCGGGAGGACGCATCAGCATCCAGTTCCGGCCGCACGGGGTGCAGTGA
- a CDS encoding ATP-dependent Clp protease ATP-binding subunit, which yields MTEGQKGPEDQGPDPLGDFLSHFLGTGPGGEPPDPRRVDYSRLLSGPARQLVTVAASYAARHGSTDLDTEHLLRAALSTEPTRRMVSRAGADPDTLAAEIDRQAGEGPPRSFISVTPAVKRALLDAHEIALSTGSTYIGPEHVLVALAANRDSTAGQMLHDAHFSPPTGTLDRLPPAPGTTGQRPGPGERNTPNLDKFGRDLTDLAREGRIDPVIGRDEEIEQTIEVLARRSKNNPVMIGEAGVGKTAIVEGLAQRIADSDVPGILLGRRVIQLDLSGVVAGTRFRGDFEERLTGLIDEIRAHSGELIVFIDELHTVVGAGGGSEGGPMDASNMLKPALARGELHVVGASTLEEYRRYIEKDAALARRFQPVMVPEPSTADAVEILRGLQDRYEAHHQVRYTDEALLAAVELSDRYLTDRYLPDKAIDLMDQAGARVRLRSCTRGSSIRTLEREVEQLTRDKDQAVAAEEYERATELRDRLAGLEERIGKGQDGKQPRTHVAEVTVEDIADVVSRQTGIPVSSLTQEERDRLLGLEEHLHQRVIGQDEAVTAVADAVLRSRAGLADPDRPIGSFLFLGPTGVGKTELARALAEALFGSEDRMIRLDMSEYQERHTVSRLVGAPPGYVGHEEAGQFTEAVRRNPYSLLLLDEVEKAHPDVFNILLQVLDDGRLTDAQGRTIDFKNTVIVLTSNLGSQAITGRGGAMGFGPGDTDTDEQARRERVLRPLREHFRPEFLNRIDEIVIFRQLADQQLRQITGMLLDDSRRRLRAQGVDIDVTPAAVDWLTQRGYQPEYGARPLRRTIQREVDNRLSRMLLDGNLRPHSRLRIDVADGELTIRNEEEPLPAN from the coding sequence ATGACCGAAGGACAGAAGGGTCCAGAGGACCAAGGTCCGGACCCCCTCGGAGACTTCCTCTCGCACTTTCTCGGCACCGGACCGGGCGGGGAGCCGCCCGACCCGCGGCGTGTCGACTACAGCCGTCTGCTGAGCGGCCCCGCACGGCAGCTCGTCACCGTCGCGGCGTCCTACGCCGCCCGGCACGGGAGCACCGACCTCGACACGGAACACCTTCTGCGGGCCGCGCTCTCCACCGAGCCGACCCGTCGCATGGTCTCGCGGGCGGGCGCCGATCCCGACACGCTCGCCGCCGAGATAGACCGGCAGGCCGGGGAGGGGCCGCCCCGCAGCTTCATCTCCGTCACCCCGGCGGTGAAGCGCGCTCTGCTCGACGCCCATGAGATCGCGCTCTCCACCGGCTCCACCTACATCGGCCCGGAACACGTACTGGTGGCACTCGCCGCCAACCGCGACTCCACAGCGGGGCAGATGCTCCACGACGCGCACTTCTCGCCGCCGACCGGAACCCTGGACCGTCTGCCACCTGCGCCGGGCACCACCGGTCAGCGCCCCGGCCCCGGCGAGCGGAACACCCCCAATCTGGACAAGTTCGGCCGCGACCTCACCGACCTGGCCCGGGAAGGCCGTATCGACCCGGTCATCGGCCGTGACGAGGAGATCGAGCAGACCATCGAGGTCCTCGCCCGCCGGAGCAAGAACAACCCCGTCATGATCGGCGAAGCCGGAGTGGGCAAGACCGCCATCGTCGAGGGGCTCGCCCAGCGCATCGCGGACAGCGACGTGCCGGGCATCCTGCTCGGCCGGCGTGTCATCCAGCTCGACCTCTCAGGAGTCGTTGCCGGTACCCGCTTCCGCGGGGACTTCGAGGAGCGGCTCACCGGCCTCATCGACGAGATCCGCGCCCACTCGGGCGAGCTGATCGTCTTCATCGACGAACTGCACACCGTCGTCGGGGCGGGCGGTGGCTCCGAGGGCGGCCCGATGGACGCGAGCAATATGCTCAAGCCCGCCCTCGCGCGCGGCGAACTCCATGTCGTGGGGGCCAGCACGCTGGAGGAGTACCGCCGCTACATCGAGAAGGACGCCGCGCTCGCCCGCCGCTTCCAGCCGGTCATGGTGCCCGAGCCCAGCACGGCGGACGCCGTCGAGATCCTGCGGGGTCTCCAGGACCGCTACGAAGCCCATCACCAGGTCCGCTACACCGACGAGGCCCTGCTCGCCGCCGTCGAACTGTCCGACCGCTACCTCACCGACCGCTACCTGCCCGACAAGGCGATCGACCTCATGGACCAGGCCGGCGCTCGGGTCCGGCTGCGCTCCTGCACCCGCGGCAGCAGCATCCGCACCCTGGAACGCGAAGTGGAGCAGCTCACCCGGGACAAGGACCAGGCCGTCGCCGCCGAGGAGTACGAGCGGGCGACCGAGTTGCGCGACCGGCTCGCCGGACTCGAAGAGCGGATCGGCAAGGGACAGGACGGGAAGCAGCCGCGCACCCATGTCGCCGAGGTCACCGTCGAGGACATCGCCGACGTCGTGTCCCGCCAGACCGGAATTCCCGTCAGCAGCCTCACCCAGGAGGAGCGGGACCGGCTGCTGGGCCTGGAGGAGCATCTGCACCAGCGCGTCATCGGCCAGGACGAAGCGGTGACCGCCGTCGCCGACGCCGTCCTGCGCTCGCGGGCCGGTCTGGCCGACCCCGACCGCCCGATCGGCAGCTTCCTCTTCCTCGGCCCCACCGGCGTCGGCAAGACCGAACTCGCCCGCGCGCTCGCGGAGGCGCTCTTCGGGAGCGAGGACCGGATGATCCGCCTCGACATGAGCGAGTACCAGGAGCGGCACACGGTCAGCCGGCTGGTCGGCGCTCCCCCCGGGTACGTCGGCCACGAGGAGGCCGGACAGTTCACCGAGGCGGTGCGCAGGAACCCCTACTCGCTGCTGCTCCTGGACGAGGTCGAGAAGGCGCATCCCGATGTCTTCAACATCCTGCTGCAGGTACTCGACGACGGACGGCTCACCGACGCCCAGGGCCGCACGATCGATTTCAAGAACACCGTCATCGTCTTGACGAGCAACCTCGGTTCGCAGGCCATCACCGGCCGCGGCGGCGCGATGGGCTTCGGCCCCGGCGACACGGACACCGACGAGCAGGCCCGCCGCGAGCGGGTGCTGCGCCCGTTGCGCGAACACTTCCGGCCGGAGTTCCTCAACCGCATCGACGAGATCGTGATCTTCCGTCAACTCGCCGACCAGCAGCTGCGGCAGATCACCGGCATGCTGCTGGACGACTCCAGGCGCCGGCTCCGCGCGCAGGGGGTCGACATCGACGTCACCCCGGCCGCCGTCGACTGGCTCACCCAGCGCGGCTATCAGCCCGAATACGGCGCCCGCCCCTTGCGCCGTACGATCCAGCGCGAGGTCGACAACCGGCTCTCCCGCATGCTGTTGGACGGCAACCTGCGGCCCCACAGCCGCCTGCGGATCGATGTCGCCGACGGCGAGCTGACCATCCGCAACGAGGAAGAACCACTCCCGGCGAACTGA